A section of the Tenrec ecaudatus isolate mTenEca1 chromosome 10, mTenEca1.hap1, whole genome shotgun sequence genome encodes:
- the CHD3 gene encoding chromodomain-helicase-DNA-binding protein 3 isoform X1, whose product MASPLRDEEEEEEEMVVSEEEDEEEEEGDEEEEEVEAADEDDEDDDEERVLGRRPDLDRGRDRHRPPGCHLFPPPPPPPPPPLPPPPPPPDKEDIRLLPSALGVKKRKRGPKKQKENKPGKPRKRKKLDSEEEFGSERDEYREKSESGGSEYGTGPGRKRRRKHREKKEKKTKRRKKGEGDGGQKPVEQKSSATLLLTWGLEDVEHVFSEEDYHTLTNYKAFSQFMRPLIAKKNPKIPMSKMMTILGAKWREFSANNPFKGSAAAVAAAAAAAAAAVAEQVSVAVSSATPVAPSGPPILPPPPAADIQSPPIRRAKTKEGKGPGHKRRSKSPRVPDGRKKLRGKKMAPLKIKLGQLGSKRKKGGSYILQSDECPEPEAEESDLDSGSVHSASGRPDGPVRTKKLKRGRPGRKKKKVLGCAAVAGEEEVDGYETDHQDYCEVCQQGGEIILCDTCPRAYHLVCLDPELDRAPEGKWSCPHCEKEGVQWEAKEEEEEYEEEGEDEGEKEEEDDHMEYCRVCKDGGELLCCDACISSYHIHCLNPPLPDIPNGEWLCPRCTCPVLKGRVQKILHWRWGEPPVAMLAPQQTDGDPDAPAPRPLQGRSEREFFVKWAGLSYWHCSWAKELQLEIFHLVMYRNYQRKNDMDEPPPLDYGSGEDEGKGGKRKVKDPHYAELEEKFYRFGIKPEWMTVHRIINHSVDRKGNHHYLVKWRDLPYDQSTWEDDEMNIPEYEDHKQSYWRHRELIMGEDPAQPRKYKKKKKELQTDGPPSSPTNDPTVKYETQPRFITATGGTLHMYQLEGLNWLRFSWAQGTDTILADEMGLGKTIQTIVFLYSLYKEGHTKGPFLVSAPLSTIINWEREFQMWAPKFYVVTYTGDKDSRAIVRENEFSFEDNAIKGGKKAFKMKREAQVKFHVLLTSYELITIDQAALGSIRWACLVVDEAHRLKNNQSKFFRVLNGYKIDHKLLLTGTPLQNNLEELFHLLNFLTPERFNNLEGFLEEFADISKEDQIKKLHDLLGPHMLRRLKADVFKNMPAKTELIVRVELSPMQKKYYKYILTRNFEALNSRGGGNQVSLLNIMMDLKKCCNHPYLFPVAAMESPKLPSGAYEGGALIKSSGKLMLLQKMLRKLKEQGHRVLIFSQMTKMLDLLEDFLDYEGYKYERIDGGITGALRQEAIDRFNAPGAQQFCFLLSTRAGGLGINLATADTVIIFDSDWNPHNDIQAFSRAHRIGQANKVMIYRFVTRASVEERITQVAKRKMMLTHLVVRPGLGSKAGSMSKQELDDILKFGTEELFKDENEGDNKEEDSSVIHYDNEAIARLLDRNQDATEDTDVQNMNEYLSSFKVAQYVVREEDKIEEIEREIIKQEENVDPDYWEKLLRHHYEQQQEDLARNLGKGKRVRKQVNYNDAAQEDQDNQSEYSVGSEEEDEDFDERPEGRRQSKRQLRNEKDKPLPPLLARVGGNIEVLGLNTRQRKAFLNAVMRWGMPPQDAFTTQWLVRDLRGKTEKEFKAYVSLFMRHLCEPGADGSETFADGVPREGLSRQQVLTRIGVMSLVKKKVQEFEHINGRWSMPELMPDPSADSKRSSRASSPTKTSPTTPEASAANSPCTSKPATPAPSEKGDGIRAPLEKDEAENQEEKPEKESQMGEKMETEPDAPSSPVPTLGERLEPRKNPLEDEVPAVPGEMETEPGYRGDRDKSATESTPRERGEENPLDGQEHRERPEGETGDLGKREDGKGDRELRPGPPRDESRSNGRREERAEKPRFMFNIADGGFTELHTLWQNEERAAISSGKLNEIWHRRHDYWLLAGIVLHGYARWQDIQNDAQFAIINEPFKTEANKGNFLEMKNKFLARRFKLLEQALVIEEQLRRAAYLNLSQEPAHPAMALHARFAEAECLAESHQHLSKESLAGNKPANAVLHKGKGRGGPARGRAHNAASEPAGGVAERHEGGRDPPAGHAVPNTPHRSPPSDVRAQHPQSAGQQGRRASPHAGLPSGSVRHTSGVRGSLQRRPRRGAGRRRRQLQSDARRVLHHSRHQRPSSAGEKGEGNGGGNGVRRAGSEGTPSRGGDLYRRLTGSQACPSPRPRSRGRPPVQALGPAANPPPSPPLGPPLG is encoded by the exons CCGGTAGAACAGAAGTCATCGGCCACTCTGCTTCTGACCTGGGGGCTGGAGGACGTGGAGCATGTGTTCTCTGAAGAGGATTACCATACGCTCACCAACTACAAGGCCTTTAGCCAGTTCATGAG GCCCCTCATTGCTAAGAAGAATCCGAAGATCCCGATGTCCAAGATGATGACCATCCTTGGGGCCAAGTGGAGAGAATTCAGCGCCAACAACCCCTTCAAGGGTTCAGCAGCTGCtgtggcagcggcggcggcagcagcggcagcagctgTGGCTGAGCAGGTGTCAGTGGCTGTCTCGTCAGCCACCCCCGTAGCACCTTCCGGACCCCCCATCCTTCCACCACCCCCTGCTGCTGATATCCAGTCCCCACCTATCCGAAGAGCCAAAACCAAAGAGGGCAAAG GTCCAGGCCATAAGAGGCGGAGCAAGAGCCCCCGAGTCCCGGATGGACGGAAGAAGCTCCGGGGAAAGAAGATGGCCCCGCTGAAAATTAAACTAGGACAGCTGGGCAGCAAGAGGAAGAAGGGCGGCTCG TATATTTTACAGAGCGATGAGTGCCCCGAGCCTGAGGCCGAGGAGTCAGACCTGGACAGCGGCAGTGTCCACAGTGCCTCGGGGCGCCCTGATGGGCCTGTGCGCACCAAGAAACTAAAGAGAGGCCGGCCGGGACGCAAGAAGAAGAAGG TCCTGGGCTGTGCTGCAGTGGCCGGGGAGGAGGAGGTTGATGGCTACGAGACGGACCACCAGGATTACTGTGAGGTGTGCCAGCAGGGTGGGGAAATTATTTTGTGCGACACCTGCCCTCGTGCCTACCACCTCGTCTGCCTTGATCCTGAACTTGACCGGGCTCCTGAGGGCAAGTGGAGCTGCCCGCACTGT GAGAAGGAGGGGGTCCAGTGGGAGgccaaggaggaggaagaagaatatgaagaggaaggagaggacgaaggggagaaggaggaggaagacgaCCACATGGAGTACTGCCGTGTGTGCAAGGATGGTGGGGAGCTCCTCTGCTGTGATGCCTGCATCTCCTCCTACCACATTCACTGTCTAAACCCTCCGCTGCCTGACATCCCCAACGGGGAGTGGCTGTGTCCCCGGTGCACC TGCCCGGTGCTGAAGGGGCGCGTGCAGAAGATCCTGCACTGGCGGTGGGGAGAGCCGCCTGTGGCCATGCTGGCTCCCCAACAGACCGACGGGGATCCCGACgccccagccccccgcccccttcAAGGCAGATCGGAGCGCGAATTCTTTGTCAAGTGGGCAGGCCTGTCCTACTGGCACTGCTCCTGGGCCAAGGAGCTTCAG CTGGAAATCTTCCACTTGGTGATGTATCGAAACTACCAGCGGAAGAATGACATGGACGAGCCCCCACCCCTGGACTACGGCTCTGGGGAGGACGAGGGAAAGGGCGGCAAGCGCAAGGTGAAGGACCCGCACTACGCCGAGCTGGAGGAGAAGTTCTATCGCTTCGGCATCAAGCCAGAGTGGATGACTGTCCATCGCATCATCAACCACAG TGTGGATAGAAAGGGGAATCACCACTATTTAGTGAAATGGAGGGACTTGCCATATGACCAGTCTACGTGGGAGGACGATGAAATGAACATCCCTGAATATGAGGACCATAAGCAAAGCTACTGGAGACACCG AGAACTAATTATGGGGGAGGATCCCGCCCAGCCCCGCAAatataagaagaagaagaaggagctgCAGACGGATGGGCCTCCCAGTTCTCCTACTAATGAT CCCACAGTGAAGTACGAGACTCAGCCACGGTTCATCACCGCCACAGGCGGTACACTGCATATGTACCAGTTGGAAGGGCTGAACTGGCTACGCTTCTCATGGGCCCAGGGGACAGACACCATTCTGGCGGATGAGATGGGACTGGGCAAGACCATTCAAACCATCGTCTTCCTCTACTCGCTCTATAAGGAG GGCCACACCAAAGGTCCCTTCCTGGTGAGTGCGCCACTCTCTACCATCATTAACTGGGAGCGGGAGTTCCAAATGTGGGCACCCAAGTTCTACGTGGTGACGTACACGGGTGACAAGGACAGCCGGGCCATCGTCCGTGAGAACGAGTTTTCCTTTGAGGACAACGCCATTAAAGGTGGCAAGAAAGCTTTCAAGATGAAG AGGGAAGCCCAGGTGAAGTTCCATGTGCTCCTGACCTCGTATGAGCTGATCACCATTGATCAGGCCGCGCTGGGCTCCATCCGCTGGGCCTGCCTCGTGGTGGATGAGGCCCATCGGCTCAAGAACAACCAGTCCAAG TTCTTCAGGGTCCTCAATGGATATAAGATAGACCATAAGTTACTGCTGACCGGCACCCCGCTGCAGAATAACCTGGAGGAGCTTTTCCACCTGCTGAACTTCTTGACCCCCGAGAGGTTTAA CAACCTGGAAGGCTTCTTGGAGGAGTTTGCTGACATATCCAAAGAGGACCAGATTAAGAAGCTGCATGACTTGTTGGGGCCGCACATGCTGCGGAGGCTCAAAGCTGACGTCTTTAAGAACATGCCGGCCAAGACGGAGCTCATTGTTCGAGTGGAGCTGAGCCCAATGCAGAA GAAATACTACAAGTACATCCTGACTCGAAACTTTGAGGCCTTGAACTCGCGAGGTGGTGGGAACCAAGTGTCACTCCTTAACATCATGATGGATCTTAAGAAGTGCTGTAACCACCCGTACCTGTTTCCTGTGGCCGCCATG GAGTCCCCCAAACTCCCCAGTGGGGCGTACGAGGGCGGGGCACTGATCAAGTCATCGGGGAAGCTTATGCTGCTGCAGAAGATGTTGCGAAAGCTCAAGGAGCAGGGACACAGAGTGCTTATCTTCTCACAG ATGACCAAAATGTTAGACTTGCTAGAGGACTTCTTAGACTACGAAGGCTACAAGTATGAGCGCATTGACGGTGGCATCACCGGAGCACTGAGGCAGGAAGCCATTGATCGGTTCAATG CTCCTGGGGCCCAACAATTCTGCTTCCTTCTGTCCACCCGCGCTGGGGGCCTGGGTATCAATCTGGCCACTGCTGACACGGTCATCATCTTCGATTCTGACTGGAACCCTCATAATGACATCCAG GCCTTCAGCCGGGCTCACCGCATTGGCCAGGCCAACAAGGTGATGATTTACCGGTTTGTGACACGCGCGTCGGTGGAGGAGCGGATCACACAGGTGGCCAAGAGGAAGATGATGCTGACACATCTCGTCGTGCGCCCTGGGCTGGGCTCCAAGGCCGGCTCCATGTCCAAGCAGGAGCTGGACGACATCCTCAAGTTTGGCACCGAGGAGCTGTTCAAGGATGAAAATGAGG GAGACAACAAGGAAGAAGACAGCAGCGTGATCCACTACGACAATGAGGCTATTGCTCGGCTCTTGGACCGGAACCAGGATGCTACGGAAGACACTGATGTGCAGAACATGAATGAGTACCTCAGCTCCTTCAAGGTGGCCCAGTACGTTGTACGGGAAGAAGACAAG ATTGAGGAAATCGAACGGGAGATCATCAAGCAGGAGGAGAACGTGGACCCGGACTACTGGGAGAAGCTGCTGAGGCACCATTACGAGCAGCAGCAGGAGGACCTGGCCCGGAATCTCGGCAAGGGCAAGCGTGTTCGGAAGCAAGTTAATTACAATGATGCGGCTCAGGAGGACCAAG ATAACCAATCAGAATACTCAGTGGGATCAGAAGAGGAGGATGAAGACTTCGATGAACGTCCTGAAG GCCGTCGCCAGTCCAAGAGGCAGCTGCGGAATGAAAaagacaagccgttgcctccattGCTGGCTCGAGTTGGGGGCAACATTGAG GTACTGGGGTTGAACACTCGCCAGCGGAAGGCCTTCTTGAACGCTGTGATGCGCTGGGGCATGCCCCCTCAGGACGCCTTCACCACTCAGTGGCTGGTGCGGGACCTGAGGGGCAAGACTGAGAAGGAGTTTAA GGCCTACGTGTCTTTGTTTATGCGCCATCTCTGTGAACCGGGGGCGGACGGCTCCGAGACCTTTGCCGATGGTGTCCCCCGGGAGGGACTGAGTCGCCAACAAGTGTTGACCCGCATTGGAGTCATGTCCCTGGTCAAGAAAAAG gtgcaggagtTTGAGCACATCAACGGGCGCTGGTCGATGCCTGAGCTGATGCCTGACCCCAGTGCTGACTCGAAGCGCTCCTCGAGAGCCTCCTCTCCTACCAAGACATCTCCCACCACTCCTGAGGCTTCCGCTGCAAACAGCCCTTGCACCTCGAAACCTG CGACTCCGGCTCCGAGTGAGAAAGGCGACGGGATAAGGGCACCTCTTGAGAAAGACGAAGCTGAAAACCAGGAGGAGAAGCCAGAGAAAGAGAGCCAAATGGGGGAGAAGATGGAGACAGAG CCTGACGCTCCCAGCAGCCCAGTCCCTACACTGGGGGAGCGGCTGGAGCCAAGGAAGAACCCTCTGGAGGATGAGGTGCCAGCGGTACCTGGAGAGATGGAGACTGAACCTGGGTACCGGGGGGACAGAGACAAATCAG CCACCGAGTCGACgccaagagagaggggggaggagaaCCCGTTGGATGGACAGGAGCACAGGGAGAGGCCGGAGGGGGAAACGGGGGATTTGGGCAAGAGAG AAGACGGTAAAGGGGACCGGGAGCTTCGACCAGGCCCTCCGCGAGATGAGTCGCGGTCCAACGGGCGACGGGAAGAGAGAGCCGAGAAGCCGCGGTTCATGTTTAATATCGCCGATGGTGGTTTCACAG AGCTTCACACGCTGTGGCAGAATGAGGAGCGGGCAGCCATTTCCTCTGGGAAACTTAACGAGATCTGGCACCGAAGACACGACTATTGGCTTCTGGCCGGGATTGTCCT CCACGGTTATGCACGGTGGCAGGACATCCAGAATGATGCGCAGTTTGCTATTATCAATGAGCCGTTTAAAACTGAAGCCAATAAAGGGAACTTTCTGGAGATGAAAAATAAGTTCCTGGCCCGGAGGTTCAAG CTCCTGGAGCAGGCGCTGGTGATTGAGGAGCAGCTGCGGCGGGCGGCCTACCTGAACCTGTCACAGGAGCCGGCGCACCCCGCCATGGCCCTCCACGCCCGCTTCGCCGAGGCCGAGTGCCTGGCCGAGAGCCACCAGCACCTCTCCAAGGAGTCGCTGGCGGGGAACAAGCCGGCCAACGCTGTCCTGCACAAGGGTAAGGGCCGCGGCGGCCCCGCGCGGGGGAGGGCCCACAACGCTGC TTCTGAACCAGCTGGAGGAGTTGCTGAGCGACATGAAGGCGGACGTGACCCGCCTGCCGGCCACGCTGTCCCGAATACCCCCCATCGCAGCCCGCCTTCAGATGTCCGAGCGCAGCATCCTCAGTCGGCTGGCCAGCAAGGGCGCAGAGCCTCACCCCACGCCG GCCTTCCCTCCGGGTCCGTACGCCACACCTCCGGGGTACGGGGCAGCCTTCAGCGCCGCCCCCGTAGGGGCGCTGGGCGCCGCAGGCGCCAATTACAGTCAGATGCCCGCAGGGTCCTTCATCACAG CCGCCACCAACGGCCCTCCAGTGCTGGTGAAAAAGGAGAAGGAAATGGTGGGGGCAATGGTGTCAGACGGGCTGGATCGGAAGGAACCCCGAGCCGGGGAGGTGATCTGTATAGACGACTGACCGGATCCCAGGCCTGCCCTTCACCCAGGCCCCGTTCCCGAGGCCGACCCCCAGTCCAGGCTCTGGGGCCTGCTGCCAAtcctccaccttccccacccCTTGGGCCACCATTGGGCTAG